A stretch of DNA from Streptomyces rubradiris:
ATCCCGGCAGCGGGGTGAGGAGTCGGTCAAAGCCGTGCACCGGGCGCTGGACCTCGGCTCGGACCTGCTGGACACCGCGGACATGTACGGCCCGTTCACCAACGAGCTGCTGCTGGGCCGGGTGCTCAGGGAGCGGCGCCGGGACGCCTTCGTGGCCACGAAGGTGGGGCTGCTGGTGGGCGAGCAGCACATCGTGGCCAACGGCCGCCCCGGCTATGTGCGGCGGGCCTGCGACGCCTCGCTGCGCCGGCTCCAGACGGACGTGATCGACCTGTACCAGCTGCACCGCCCCGACCCCGAGGTGCCCGTCGAGGAGACGTGGGGCGCGATGGCGGACCTGGTGCGGGCCGGGAAGGTGCGGGCGCTGGGCCTGTGCGCCCTGGGGGCGCGCGGCGGGCGCCGCTCGGGCGCCGGGTTGTACGACGCGACGCTGCGCCGGTTGCAGCGGGTCCAGCAGGTGTTCCCGGTGAGCGCGGTGCAGGCGGAGCTGTCGGTGTGGTCGCCGGAGGCGGTCCGGGAGCTGCTGCCGTGGTGCGAGGCGCGCGGAGTGGGGTTCCTCGCGGCGATGCCGCTGGGCAACGGCTTCCTGACCGGCACGCTGACGCCGGGCGAGGGTTTCGAACCGGACGACGTGCGCGCCCGGCATCCCCGGTTCACGGCCGAGATGATGGCGGCCAACCAGCCGATCGTCGCGGGGCTGCGGCGCATAGCCCGGCGGCACGGAGAGGGGGTCACCCCCGCCCAGGTGGCGCTGGCCTGGGTGCTGGCGCAGGGCCGTCATGTGATCGCGCTGCCGGGCACCAAGCGGGAGCGCTGGGCCGCCGAGAACGCGGGGGCGGCGGGGCTGCGGCTGACCGCGCAGGACCTCGCGGAGGTGGCCAGGCTGCCGGCGGCGCAGGGTTCCTGGGACTGAGGTCCCGAGGCGCTGTCGTTCCTGGAACCGAGGTCCCGGGACAGGGTTGTTGCTGGGGCTGAGGTCCCGGGGCGGAGTTGTTGCTGGGGCTGAGGTCCCGGGGCGGAGTTGTTGCTGGGGCTGAGGTCCCGGGACAGCGTTGTTGCTGGGGATGAGTTCGGGTCAGGGGGATTTCCGGCCACCGCGGACCGGGAGCCGGTGGCCGTGGATCAGGACCCGGCGAGCGGGAACCCGGCCGGGTGCCGATGGCCGGTGTCCGTCGTCCGTGGCGCCGGAGTAGCGTGCGGCGTGGGGCCGCCGTGGTGTCCGCCGGCCGGAAGGGAACCGTGATCGTGCGACGTCGAGCCGTACCGGCCGTGCTGGCCGTGACCGCCCTGCTGCTCACGGCCGGCTGCTCCTCGGGGGGCGGGGACGCGCCGGGCCGGACGCCGGCCGCCACGGTCTCCGGGGGATCGACCGCCTCCCGGAGCACCGAGCCGGCCGCGCCCGCCAAGGGATCGGCGACGGTGCTGCGCACGGTGGCGAAGGGGCTGAAGTCGCCGTGGGGGCTGGCCGTGCTGCCGGGCGGTGATCTGCTGGTCTCCTCCCGGGACGAGGCCACGATCAGCCGGATCGACGCGAAAACCGGCCGGACGACGGTGCTGGGCACGGTCCCCGGGGTCTCCCCGGCCGGCGAGGGCGGGCTGCTGGGCATCGCCCCGTCCCCCGGCTACGCCACGGACCACATGATCTACGCCTACTTCACCTCGGCCTCGGACAACCGGATCGTCCGCGTCCGCTACGACGAGCGCGAACCGGCCGGTGAGCGACTGGGCGCTCCCGACACGGTGTTCAAGGGCATTCCCAAGGGCGCCATCCACAACGGCGGCCGGATCGCGTTCGGGCCGGACGGCATGCTGTACGCGGGCACCGGCGAGACCGGGCAGCGTGGCCTGGCGCGGGACCGGTCCTCGCTCGGCGGGAAGATCCTCCGGATGACCCCGGACGGCGAACCGGCGCCCGGCAACCCCTTCCCCGGCTCCGTCGTGTACTCCTACGGCCACCGCAACGTCCAGGGGCTGGCCTGGGACGGTCACCAGCGGCTGTTCGCCTCGGAGTTCGGGCAGGACACCTGGGACGAGCTGAACGCGGTCAAGCCCGGCGGCGACTACGGCTGGCCGGAGGCGGAGGGCCGCTCCTCCGACGCCGGCTTCCAGGACCCGGTGGCCCAGTGGCACACCGACGAAGCCTCCCCCAGCGGTATCGCCCAGGTGAATGGCGCGATCTGGATGGCGGGACTGCGCGGCGAGCGGCTGTGGCGCGTCCCGCTGGACGGCACCTCGGCCTCGGCCGCCCCGCAGGCGTTCCTCACCGGCACCTACGGCCGGCTGCGCACGGTGGCCCCGGCGGGCGACGGCCGGCTGTGGCTGGTGACCAGCAACACGGACGGCCGGGGCACGCCGGAGAAGGGGGACGACCGGGTGCTGGAGCTTCAGGTCCGCTGAGCCCGCCCGCCCGTCGGCCCACCCGTCGGCCGAGGTCAGCCGGGCTCGGGCCCGGTTTCCTCGTCGGCCGGTACCGGCGGTTCGGGCGCGGACAGCCGTATGACCGCCTTGCCGGAGGCCAGGTCTATGGGGCCGCGGCCGGGGTCGTTGTCGCCGACGTCCTCGCGGGACAGTTCCAGGCGTTTGAGTTCGTCCCTGGTGTGTTTGCGGCCGGGTGCGAACAGTTCCTCGAAGACGTTGAACACGGCTCCCCCCTCACTGCCGGTTTTCTCCAGCGTAGGTCTCACCCGGACGATTCGGCAGCGAGTGTCCCGGCCACGGGCAGGCCGAGCCGGTGCGCCACCGCCGCCGCCTCGCCCCGGCCCGAGACACCGAGCTTGCCGAGGATGTTGGAGACGTGGACGCTCGCGGTCTTCGGCGAGATGAACAGTTCCTCGGCTATCTGCCGGTTGGTACGGCCGGCCGCGACCAGGCCGAGGACGTCCCGCTCCCGGCTGGTGAGACCGAAGGCGGCGGCCGGATCGGCGGCCGGGTCCCGCCGCTTGCCGCCGTTGAGGGTGAGCCGGGCCCGCTGGGCGAGCCGGGCGACGGCATCGGCGAGCGGCCGGGCCTTCAGGTGGTCGGCGACCGCCGCGGCCAGCCTGAGCAGTTCCACGGCGCGGTCGCGTTCGTCGTCGCCGCCCTCGGCCAGCAGCGCCCCGGCCAGACGGTGCCGGACCCGGGCGAGGTCGTAGGGGCGGTCCAGGCACTCGAAGGCGGCGACCACCGGGGTCCAGGTCCCGGCGGTGTCCCGGCCCTCGGCGCGCAGCAGTTCGGCCCGGGCCCACTGGCTGTGGGCCTGCCACAGGGGGACGCCGGTGGTCATCGTCCGTACGGCCGTGGCGAGACGGTCGAGGATCCCGGCGCGGCCTGGCCGGGCGGCGGGCAGGGCGCGGGCGTCGGCCTCGGCGGTGGCGGCGGCCAGCAGCAGCGGCCAGCCGTACCGGTGGGTGCCGGGTGGGAAACCGGCGTCCA
This window harbors:
- a CDS encoding DUF6191 domain-containing protein, which translates into the protein MFNVFEELFAPGRKHTRDELKRLELSREDVGDNDPGRGPIDLASGKAVIRLSAPEPPVPADEETGPEPG
- a CDS encoding aldo/keto reductase is translated as MERRTIGAGGLAVGAVGLGCMPMSWAYTASRQRGEESVKAVHRALDLGSDLLDTADMYGPFTNELLLGRVLRERRRDAFVATKVGLLVGEQHIVANGRPGYVRRACDASLRRLQTDVIDLYQLHRPDPEVPVEETWGAMADLVRAGKVRALGLCALGARGGRRSGAGLYDATLRRLQRVQQVFPVSAVQAELSVWSPEAVRELLPWCEARGVGFLAAMPLGNGFLTGTLTPGEGFEPDDVRARHPRFTAEMMAANQPIVAGLRRIARRHGEGVTPAQVALAWVLAQGRHVIALPGTKRERWAAENAGAAGLRLTAQDLAEVARLPAAQGSWD
- a CDS encoding PQQ-dependent sugar dehydrogenase, yielding MRRRAVPAVLAVTALLLTAGCSSGGGDAPGRTPAATVSGGSTASRSTEPAAPAKGSATVLRTVAKGLKSPWGLAVLPGGDLLVSSRDEATISRIDAKTGRTTVLGTVPGVSPAGEGGLLGIAPSPGYATDHMIYAYFTSASDNRIVRVRYDEREPAGERLGAPDTVFKGIPKGAIHNGGRIAFGPDGMLYAGTGETGQRGLARDRSSLGGKILRMTPDGEPAPGNPFPGSVVYSYGHRNVQGLAWDGHQRLFASEFGQDTWDELNAVKPGGDYGWPEAEGRSSDAGFQDPVAQWHTDEASPSGIAQVNGAIWMAGLRGERLWRVPLDGTSASAAPQAFLTGTYGRLRTVAPAGDGRLWLVTSNTDGRGTPEKGDDRVLELQVR